One part of the Brachyspira sp. SAP_772 genome encodes these proteins:
- the plsX gene encoding phosphate acyltransferase PlsX: MNLSIDVASGEKPLDELVNGAIGALSLNRDVNLILVGNEKDIVKSLSSLKYDKNRIDVKHSDSIIEMTETPAVAVKHKKNASVLVAARLVSDKKAEGFFSPGNTGATLAAALTEIGRLKGVMRPPLVSTLPKIGGEFCMMDMGANVDCTPDYMAQFAVMGRVFAKRYMNINNPRVALLNIGEEDSKGNAAVKKYFERLEKMKKVNFVGNVEPNSMLKSDIADVVLADGFDGNIVLKSIEGTASLMVNLLKTEIKKNPLNMMGAVMMKSVFKNLKTQMSADSYGSAILLGLNGGAFVGHGTTGGAGVTNAVLNMYKFLDAKINEKISKELLDSGVKRRIF, translated from the coding sequence ATGAATTTATCCATAGATGTTGCTAGCGGAGAAAAACCTCTAGACGAATTAGTAAATGGTGCAATTGGAGCATTGTCTTTAAATAGAGATGTAAATTTAATATTAGTAGGCAATGAAAAAGATATTGTTAAATCTTTATCATCATTAAAATATGATAAGAATCGTATAGATGTAAAACATAGTGATTCTATTATAGAAATGACAGAAACTCCAGCTGTTGCGGTAAAACATAAAAAAAATGCCTCTGTATTAGTGGCAGCACGTTTGGTATCAGACAAAAAAGCAGAAGGTTTCTTCTCACCGGGTAACACTGGAGCTACTTTGGCTGCTGCACTTACAGAAATAGGTCGTTTAAAAGGTGTTATGCGTCCCCCTTTGGTATCCACACTTCCTAAAATAGGTGGGGAGTTTTGTATGATGGATATGGGGGCGAATGTTGATTGTACTCCAGATTATATGGCTCAATTTGCCGTTATGGGCAGAGTATTCGCTAAAAGATATATGAACATAAATAATCCAAGAGTTGCTCTTTTAAATATAGGCGAAGAAGACAGTAAGGGAAATGCTGCTGTAAAAAAATACTTTGAAAGACTAGAAAAAATGAAAAAAGTAAATTTTGTAGGTAATGTTGAACCTAACAGCATGCTTAAATCAGATATTGCTGATGTTGTACTTGCAGATGGATTTGATGGTAATATAGTATTAAAAAGCATTGAAGGAACTGCTAGTTTAATGGTAAATTTACTAAAAACTGAAATAAAAAAGAACCCTCTTAATATGATGGGGGCGGTTATGATGAAGTCTGTATTTAAAAATTTAAAGACACAAATGAGTGCTGATTCTTATGGTTCTGCTATATTGCTTGGATTAAATGGCGGTGCTTTTGTTGGACATGGTACTACTGGCGGAGCTGGTGTAACTAACGCTGTGCTTAATATGTATAAATTCTTAGATGCCAAAATAAATGAAAAAATATCTAAAGAACTTTTAGATTCTGGTGTAAAAAGAAGAATTTTTTAA
- the rpmF gene encoding 50S ribosomal protein L32 yields the protein MAVPKHRKSKSKKRSRQAANDKRFLGSLSICPQCGAERMPHRICPECGFYKDRVVKANKNQNAG from the coding sequence ATGGCTGTACCTAAGCATAGAAAATCGAAATCAAAAAAGAGATCAAGACAAGCTGCTAATGATAAAAGATTTTTAGGTTCTTTATCAATCTGTCCTCAATGCGGAGCAGAAAGAATGCCGCACAGAATCTGCCCTGAATGCGGTTTCTATAAAGATAGAGTAGTAAAAGCTAATAAAAATCAAAATGCTGGTTAA
- the rsxC gene encoding electron transport complex subunit RsxC codes for MKLGKFRFGGVHPHDSKDTAQIASSTMTQAPKSVLISMAQHIGAPAKMLKNKGDKVQRGEMIGEASGYVSGNVFSSVSGTIANIEIAPPPLGRGANAFLINLDAEANNVDFTLNNNYMTLSAEEMSKKIQNAGIVGMGGATFPTNVKVDGAAKGNCDTLIINGVECEPYITSDYRLMMEHTEDLFKGIEILRKIIPSVKRTVIGIEANKPLAIEEMGKVAKNYNVEVMPLRLRYPQGAEKMLIDAATGRVVPVGKLPMDVSVLVVNIATLYAIYEAVAKDKPLIERIVTVSGDAIKEHKNIWVPLGTPISHIVNECGGLISEDVLVIAGGPMMGASVPNLEQCVNKGTNSLLFLDKNKLPKEVEYPCIKCGRCADACPLHLAPTEIAHTAKAKVKDRLNALDIATCFECGCCSYICPSKIPLVQWIRYGKDLLRR; via the coding sequence ATGAAGTTAGGTAAATTTCGTTTTGGGGGTGTGCATCCTCATGATAGCAAAGATACTGCTCAGATAGCTTCTTCTACTATGACCCAAGCTCCGAAATCAGTTTTAATATCTATGGCACAGCATATAGGTGCACCTGCTAAAATGTTAAAAAATAAAGGGGATAAAGTTCAAAGAGGAGAAATGATTGGCGAGGCTAGCGGATATGTATCTGGAAATGTGTTTTCTTCTGTTAGCGGAACTATTGCTAATATAGAAATTGCTCCTCCGCCTTTAGGAAGGGGGGCTAATGCTTTTCTTATTAATTTAGATGCTGAAGCTAATAATGTTGATTTTACTCTAAATAATAATTATATGACTTTATCTGCAGAAGAAATGTCTAAAAAGATTCAAAATGCCGGTATAGTTGGTATGGGAGGAGCTACCTTCCCTACTAATGTTAAAGTTGATGGTGCTGCTAAGGGCAATTGTGATACTTTAATTATTAACGGTGTTGAATGTGAGCCTTATATTACTAGTGATTATAGGCTTATGATGGAACATACTGAAGATTTATTCAAAGGTATAGAAATATTAAGAAAAATTATTCCTTCTGTAAAAAGAACTGTTATAGGTATAGAGGCTAATAAACCTTTGGCTATTGAAGAAATGGGCAAGGTTGCTAAAAATTATAATGTTGAAGTAATGCCTTTAAGGCTTCGTTATCCTCAGGGGGCTGAAAAAATGCTTATTGATGCTGCTACTGGTAGGGTGGTACCTGTAGGTAAGCTTCCTATGGATGTGAGTGTATTGGTTGTTAATATAGCTACTTTATATGCTATATATGAAGCTGTTGCTAAAGATAAACCTTTAATAGAGAGAATTGTTACTGTATCTGGCGATGCTATAAAAGAACATAAAAATATTTGGGTGCCTCTTGGTACTCCTATTTCTCATATAGTTAATGAGTGTGGGGGTCTTATTTCTGAAGATGTGCTTGTTATAGCGGGCGGTCCTATGATGGGGGCAAGTGTTCCTAATTTGGAGCAATGTGTTAATAAAGGTACTAACTCTTTACTTTTCTTAGATAAAAATAAATTGCCTAAAGAAGTGGAATATCCTTGTATTAAATGCGGAAGATGTGCTGATGCTTGTCCGCTTCATCTTGCTCCTACTGAGATAGCTCATACTGCTAAGGCTAAAGTTAAAGATAGATTAAATGCTTTGGATATAGCTACTTGTTTTGAATGCGGATGTTGTTCTTATATTTGTCCTTCCAAAATACCTTTGGTACAATGGATTAGATACGGTAAAGATTTGTTAAGGAGATAA
- a CDS encoding sodium:solute symporter family transporter: MSIIILYSMTTVFIKDVYEEYFSKDKKEAPLSFLMIVSAILGIIIIIFVLVGFKGSVKSVLDVVGSYISYFSGPACGVFLLAIFSKKANDKGSALGFIFGFIIGLYLAKTYNIFWIINPAIGASITFITGYIFSCIIHNKTNKSDIEKYTIFGISKLQNQSEEDMKYGIPLKFDRYSVSVLVFFLVQYVILFILQYY, encoded by the coding sequence ATGTCTATAATTATACTATACTCTATGACAACTGTATTTATAAAAGATGTATATGAAGAATATTTTTCTAAAGATAAAAAAGAAGCTCCTTTATCTTTTTTGATGATTGTATCTGCTATATTAGGTATTATTATAATTATATTTGTACTAGTTGGATTTAAAGGGTCTGTAAAATCTGTGTTAGATGTTGTAGGGAGCTATATATCTTATTTTTCTGGTCCTGCATGCGGAGTTTTTCTCCTTGCAATATTTTCTAAAAAAGCTAATGATAAAGGTTCTGCTCTAGGTTTTATATTTGGTTTTATAATAGGACTTTATTTAGCTAAAACTTATAATATATTTTGGATAATTAATCCTGCTATAGGGGCATCCATTACTTTTATAACAGGATACATTTTTAGCTGTATTATACACAACAAAACAAATAAATCTGATATAGAAAAATACACTATTTTTGGAATATCAAAGCTTCAAAATCAATCTGAAGAAGATATGAAGTATGGAATACCTTTAAAATTTGATAGATATTCTGTATCTGTATTAGTATTTTTCCTTGTTCAATATGTTATTTTGTTTATACTGCAATATTATTAA
- the dnaN gene encoding DNA polymerase III subunit beta, which translates to MKFRCLKKDIVKSIGVTENVVEGKVIYNIESNVLFHLAGNMLTLTATDGSVWARSRIMLDDCEGEGTVAVYAKKISSILKEMPDGMITINVEENEKINIESENGKTKHLIIGMKTDDFPAYPESNSDINYIMLPTKELVTMINKTISSIAKEPFKPALRGICFEKTDSKFLAVATDGRRMAIIEREFEGIEAGSFSIIIEPKVLNEILVTANYDEVEQVKMGVDGQQVYFQVGKYDFVSSLIEGKYPNFRQVIPKEFAYSFRVNKNDLLDAIRRVVPMIYDVRSKRMILTVSEESLKVKGINQEMGESLEEIDIKYTGEEHSVAYNYTYIQDVIKQIDSEIVTFMVNKDSSPTIVREIEREDYYFIIMPMSIGEE; encoded by the coding sequence ATGAAATTTAGATGTTTAAAAAAAGATATAGTAAAATCTATTGGAGTTACAGAAAACGTTGTTGAAGGAAAAGTAATATACAATATAGAAAGTAATGTGCTTTTTCATCTTGCTGGTAATATGCTTACATTAACTGCTACTGATGGTTCTGTTTGGGCAAGAAGTAGAATTATGCTTGATGATTGTGAGGGAGAAGGTACTGTTGCTGTATATGCTAAAAAAATAAGCTCTATACTTAAAGAAATGCCTGATGGTATGATTACTATAAACGTTGAAGAAAATGAAAAAATTAATATAGAATCTGAAAATGGTAAAACTAAACACTTAATCATTGGTATGAAAACTGATGATTTCCCTGCTTATCCTGAAAGCAATAGTGATATTAATTATATAATGCTTCCTACAAAAGAATTGGTTACTATGATTAATAAAACAATATCTTCAATAGCTAAAGAACCTTTCAAGCCTGCTTTGAGAGGTATATGTTTTGAGAAAACTGACTCTAAATTTTTAGCAGTTGCTACAGATGGAAGAAGAATGGCTATTATAGAGAGAGAGTTTGAAGGAATTGAAGCTGGTTCTTTTTCAATAATCATAGAGCCTAAAGTATTAAATGAAATATTAGTTACTGCTAATTATGACGAAGTTGAACAGGTAAAAATGGGAGTTGATGGTCAGCAGGTATATTTCCAAGTTGGTAAATATGACTTTGTATCTAGCCTTATAGAAGGAAAATATCCTAATTTTAGACAGGTTATACCTAAAGAGTTTGCTTATAGTTTTAGAGTAAACAAAAATGACTTACTTGATGCTATTAGAAGAGTTGTTCCTATGATTTATGATGTTCGCTCTAAGAGAATGATACTTACTGTTTCTGAGGAGTCTTTAAAAGTTAAAGGTATAAACCAAGAGATGGGAGAATCTTTAGAAGAGATAGACATAAAATATACAGGCGAAGAGCATTCTGTTGCTTATAATTATACTTATATTCAAGATGTAATAAAGCAAATAGATTCCGAAATAGTTACATTTATGGTAAATAAAGATTCAAGCCCTACTATAGTGAGAGAAATAGAGAGAGAAGATTATTATTTCATCATTATGCCTATGAGTATTGGCGAAGAGTAA
- the plsY gene encoding glycerol-3-phosphate 1-O-acyltransferase PlsY, with protein MIIKILISLVISYIIGAIPFSFIIGKINGHDVRKEGSCNPGASNVLRVCGKKAGIAAYICDIGKGMIAVIVPSIILSNIILSHSYILIFCAVASILGHVFSIFLGFKGGKGVATSAGSMFMLAPVSLIITMVFFFIGLFASRKTVAVGSTVAALAFPVVLSLLYFKANFLYRIFFNVNYIALLPIAILLAIFIIIKHIPNYKRILKGEENSFSKK; from the coding sequence ATGATAATTAAAATTTTAATAAGCCTAGTTATATCATATATAATTGGTGCTATACCATTTTCATTTATAATAGGAAAAATTAATGGTCATGATGTGAGAAAAGAGGGCAGCTGCAATCCGGGTGCAAGTAATGTACTTAGAGTATGCGGTAAAAAGGCTGGTATTGCTGCTTATATTTGCGACATAGGTAAGGGAATGATTGCTGTTATTGTACCCAGCATTATTCTTTCTAATATTATTTTAAGCCATAGCTATATTTTAATTTTTTGTGCTGTAGCTTCTATACTTGGGCATGTATTTTCTATATTTTTAGGTTTTAAAGGCGGTAAGGGAGTTGCAACTAGTGCTGGTTCTATGTTTATGCTTGCTCCAGTGAGTTTAATTATTACTATGGTGTTTTTCTTTATAGGTTTATTTGCTTCAAGAAAAACTGTTGCTGTTGGTTCTACTGTTGCTGCTTTGGCTTTTCCTGTTGTATTGAGTTTATTATATTTTAAAGCTAATTTCTTATATAGAATATTTTTTAATGTTAATTATATTGCTTTGCTTCCAATAGCTATACTCCTTGCAATATTTATTATAATAAAACATATACCAAATTATAAAAGAATATTAAAAGGTGAAGAGAATAGTTTTTCAAAAAAATAA
- a CDS encoding SDR family NAD(P)-dependent oxidoreductase has protein sequence MKLVENKIALVTSSTRGIGLECSKKLAENGAKVYLAVRRLDAGKQIADEIIKNGGDADVVYFDAAKEETFTSMVEDVVKKENKIDILVNNFGTTDVNKDLDLVNGDTETFFKIVNENIKSVYLPCKAAVKNMKANGGGSIVNISSVGGLFPDISRLAYGISKSSINFLTKNIAVQYARDNIRCNAVLPGFVATEAAMENMSQEFLSAFLKNVPLNRPATTEDIANAVLFFASDMSSFITGETMPVSGGFGVPSPMYALYQDMMKKG, from the coding sequence ATGAAACTAGTAGAAAATAAAATAGCATTAGTAACTTCATCAACTAGGGGTATTGGTTTGGAATGCAGCAAGAAGTTGGCAGAAAATGGAGCTAAGGTTTATTTGGCAGTGAGAAGGCTTGATGCTGGTAAACAAATAGCTGATGAAATTATAAAAAATGGCGGTGATGCTGATGTTGTTTATTTTGATGCTGCAAAAGAAGAGACTTTTACATCTATGGTAGAAGATGTTGTAAAAAAAGAAAACAAAATAGATATACTTGTTAATAATTTTGGTACTACTGATGTTAATAAAGATTTAGATTTAGTTAATGGAGATACTGAGACATTTTTTAAAATTGTAAATGAAAATATAAAAAGTGTTTATTTGCCTTGTAAGGCTGCTGTAAAAAACATGAAGGCAAATGGGGGAGGAAGTATAGTTAATATTTCATCTGTTGGAGGATTATTTCCAGATATATCTCGTTTGGCTTATGGCATATCTAAAAGTTCTATTAATTTTTTAACTAAAAATATAGCAGTTCAATATGCAAGAGATAATATAAGATGCAATGCTGTACTTCCGGGTTTTGTTGCAACAGAAGCTGCTATGGAGAATATGTCTCAAGAGTTTTTAAGTGCTTTTTTGAAGAACGTTCCTTTAAATAGGCCTGCTACAACAGAGGATATAGCAAATGCTGTGTTATTTTTTGCTAGTGATATGTCTTCTTTTATTACAGGAGAGACTATGCCTGTTTCTGGAGGTTTTGGAGTGCCTTCTCCAATGTATGCTTTGTATCAGGATATGATGAAAAAAGGATAA
- a CDS encoding DegT/DnrJ/EryC1/StrS aminotransferase family protein, translating into MIRHSRPTIRKKDLESALRVMISDNLATGDIIYEFERTFASYFGKSFSAIFVNSGTSALELILRHLNVGEGDEVIMSSFLNSSPLQVVTNLKATPILIDIDEDSFQISMDNVIEAINEKTKAIIVSHMFGNCALIDELADIKVPVIEDASHSLGGKYRDTLLGSFGDYAYFSLSATRMITSGGAGGMILTKKKGMDAIRDIINYDKKDNFIQRFNYCATDLQASIGMEELKHLERMVEVRADIASFYDSAILESNLIKLSMHDSESPSYYRYVCMLNGSMNIYDVIKMFERHNVEVARPVFKPLHQYLNLPNEDFPNTENAYLKSISFPIYPTLQKSEAELICKLIKQIR; encoded by the coding sequence TTGATACGTCATTCTAGGCCTACTATAAGAAAAAAAGATTTAGAATCTGCTTTAAGGGTAATGATTAGCGATAATCTTGCCACTGGAGATATTATATATGAATTTGAAAGAACTTTTGCTAGTTATTTTGGTAAGAGTTTTTCTGCTATATTTGTTAATAGCGGTACTAGTGCTTTAGAATTAATATTAAGGCATTTAAATGTTGGAGAGGGTGATGAGGTGATTATGTCATCTTTTTTAAATAGTTCTCCTCTTCAGGTTGTTACAAATCTTAAGGCTACTCCTATATTAATAGATATAGATGAAGATAGTTTTCAAATTTCTATGGATAATGTTATAGAGGCTATTAATGAAAAAACCAAAGCTATTATAGTTTCACATATGTTTGGTAATTGTGCTTTAATTGATGAGCTTGCTGATATTAAAGTACCTGTGATAGAAGATGCTTCACATAGTTTGGGTGGTAAATACAGAGATACTTTGCTTGGAAGTTTTGGTGATTATGCTTATTTTTCATTATCTGCTACTAGAATGATTACTTCAGGCGGTGCTGGCGGAATGATACTTACCAAAAAAAAGGGAATGGACGCTATAAGAGATATTATTAATTATGATAAAAAAGATAATTTTATTCAGAGATTTAATTATTGTGCCACAGATTTGCAGGCTTCTATAGGTATGGAAGAGCTTAAACATCTTGAGAGAATGGTTGAGGTGAGGGCAGATATTGCTTCTTTTTATGATAGTGCTATATTAGAGAGTAATTTAATAAAGTTATCTATGCATGACAGTGAAAGTCCTTCTTATTATAGATATGTTTGTATGCTTAATGGGTCTATGAATATTTATGATGTAATAAAGATGTTTGAGCGTCATAATGTTGAAGTGGCTAGACCAGTATTTAAGCCTTTGCATCAGTATTTAAACTTGCCTAATGAAGATTTTCCTAATACTGAAAATGCATATTTAAAAAGCATATCTTTCCCAATATATCCTACATTACAAAAAAGCGAGGCTGAGCTTATTTGCAAACTTATAAAACAAATAAGATAA
- a CDS encoding 3-oxoacyl-ACP synthase III family protein, translating into MVYIKSCKATYKNKQTSMPASELAMESIKDVIKDIDPLSIDAIICATVTKDYIYPSTACILAGKIEAKNAFCFDIESDFTGFISALRLAYAFVKSNRYKNILVVAAESFYICDDTNRFDDASVAAMVSNEKSNIEISFIDSVTDGSALENCYIPMGGTAKPYTKEGVNNKEHFISIKNDDIFEEEAKKAALYIKETLSKNNIEPTYYIPSYSSKNAFDAFVNTLNVPKDIVYTKMENANSSLSASSGVALSMALEDGSIKKNTKLALCSYGSGYTRAVAVLNID; encoded by the coding sequence ATGGTATATATTAAATCTTGTAAGGCTACTTATAAAAATAAACAAACATCTATGCCTGCATCTGAATTAGCTATGGAATCTATTAAAGATGTTATAAAAGACATAGATCCTTTATCTATAGATGCTATTATTTGTGCTACTGTTACTAAAGACTATATTTATCCTTCTACTGCTTGTATATTAGCAGGTAAAATTGAAGCAAAAAATGCTTTTTGTTTTGATATAGAAAGTGATTTTACTGGTTTTATATCTGCTTTAAGACTTGCTTATGCTTTTGTAAAAAGCAATAGATATAAAAATATTTTAGTAGTAGCTGCAGAATCTTTTTATATTTGTGATGATACTAATAGATTCGATGATGCTTCTGTTGCTGCTATGGTTTCTAATGAAAAATCAAATATTGAAATATCTTTCATAGATTCTGTTACAGACGGCAGTGCCTTAGAAAATTGTTATATCCCTATGGGCGGAACTGCTAAACCATACACTAAAGAAGGTGTTAATAATAAAGAACATTTCATTTCTATAAAAAATGATGATATATTTGAAGAAGAAGCAAAAAAAGCTGCTCTATACATAAAAGAAACTTTATCTAAAAATAACATAGAACCTACTTACTACATACCTTCATATTCTAGTAAAAATGCTTTTGATGCTTTTGTTAATACTTTGAATGTTCCTAAAGACATTGTTTATACAAAAATGGAGAATGCTAACTCTTCATTGAGTGCTTCTTCTGGAGTTGCTCTTTCTATGGCTTTAGAAGACGGCAGTATAAAGAAAAACACTAAATTAGCTTTATGCAGTTATGGAAGCGGTTATACTAGAGCTGTTGCTGTATTAAACATTGACTAA
- the greA gene encoding transcription elongation factor GreA yields the protein MRKPITKEGYDKAKEKLSELKAEFDTLPAIIAEAREKGDLKENAEYHAAREKQGLLQAQISKLESDLAASEIVDPSKMNKDIVTFGKRVKVKDKNSNIVSEYRIVGELEADMSKNEITIVTPIAKGLLTKKVGDVVTIKVPAGDKVLEILEINL from the coding sequence ATGAGAAAACCTATAACTAAAGAAGGATACGATAAAGCAAAAGAAAAGCTATCAGAATTAAAAGCAGAGTTTGATACTTTACCTGCTATAATAGCTGAAGCAAGAGAAAAAGGAGACTTGAAAGAAAATGCAGAATATCATGCTGCAAGAGAAAAACAAGGACTTCTTCAAGCACAAATCTCTAAATTAGAAAGCGATTTGGCAGCATCTGAAATAGTAGACCCTTCAAAAATGAATAAAGACATTGTAACTTTTGGAAAAAGAGTAAAAGTTAAAGATAAAAACTCTAATATAGTTTCTGAGTATAGAATTGTAGGAGAGTTGGAAGCAGATATGTCTAAAAATGAAATTACTATAGTTACACCTATTGCTAAAGGGCTTCTTACAAAAAAAGTTGGAGATGTTGTTACTATAAAAGTGCCTGCTGGAGATAAGGTATTAGAAATATTAGAAATTAATCTGTAA
- the der gene encoding ribosome biogenesis GTPase Der — translation MKNIAILGRPNVGKSTLFNRFAGRRKSIVDPTAGVTRDISIAKTYIDDIAFNVFDTGGLLDMSEDVLNEKVREKALKTATDEAHLLLFVVDAHESHPDDRHFINTIRKLNKPIILVVNKIDSNSHNSLINEFYSLGIKDIIAISAEHNNGIDDLREKILEVFERVGIDLEAERENTKREEDKKKEDNVLDDDELFEEEDFDEEYDDDSEKDNKKQRRLDEYISKKKIINIAIVGKPNAGKSTLLNTLIGKDRSIVSNIAGTTRDSIDETFNFKGDDICLVDTAGIRKKKNVNTDVEYYSVNRAIKAIEASDVCILMLDVFEGLTDQDKTIANLIIERKKGIIIAANKWDIREKGTTWNDYEAYMKSAFPVLNYAFYARVCAARKNDAEKLLSLAVRVAKTRLQRFETHALTETMVRATREYSISAGGNPFKIFYVTQTGINPPAFAVFCNHPHKLNSHYKRYLENRFREMFDFRGTPIILNFRKRGKKYDN, via the coding sequence ATGAAGAATATTGCTATACTTGGAAGACCTAATGTAGGTAAGTCCACGCTTTTTAATAGATTTGCAGGAAGAAGAAAATCAATAGTTGATCCTACAGCTGGAGTAACAAGAGATATAAGCATAGCAAAGACTTATATTGATGATATAGCCTTTAATGTGTTTGATACAGGCGGGCTTTTAGATATGAGTGAAGATGTTTTAAATGAAAAAGTGAGAGAAAAAGCATTAAAAACTGCTACAGATGAGGCTCACTTGCTTTTATTTGTTGTAGATGCTCATGAAAGCCATCCTGATGACAGGCATTTTATTAATACTATAAGAAAATTAAATAAACCTATTATACTTGTTGTAAATAAAATAGATTCTAATTCTCATAACAGTTTAATTAATGAATTTTACTCTCTTGGCATAAAGGATATTATAGCTATAAGTGCCGAGCATAATAACGGCATTGATGATTTGAGAGAAAAAATCCTTGAAGTTTTTGAGAGGGTAGGCATTGATTTAGAAGCAGAGAGGGAGAATACTAAAAGAGAAGAAGACAAGAAAAAAGAAGACAATGTTTTAGATGATGATGAATTGTTTGAAGAAGAAGATTTTGATGAAGAATATGATGATGATAGCGAAAAAGATAATAAAAAACAACGCAGACTCGATGAATATATATCAAAAAAGAAAATCATAAATATAGCCATAGTAGGAAAACCTAATGCAGGAAAATCTACTTTATTAAATACATTAATTGGCAAAGACAGAAGCATTGTTTCAAATATTGCAGGCACTACGAGAGATTCTATAGATGAAACATTTAATTTTAAAGGCGATGATATTTGTCTTGTAGATACTGCTGGTATAAGAAAGAAGAAGAATGTTAATACAGATGTTGAATATTATAGTGTAAATAGAGCTATAAAAGCGATAGAGGCTTCAGATGTATGTATACTTATGCTTGATGTTTTTGAAGGTTTAACCGACCAAGATAAAACTATAGCAAACTTAATAATAGAGAGAAAAAAGGGCATAATAATAGCGGCTAATAAATGGGATATAAGAGAGAAGGGCACTACTTGGAATGATTATGAAGCTTATATGAAGTCTGCTTTTCCTGTGCTTAATTATGCTTTTTATGCTAGGGTTTGTGCCGCTAGAAAAAATGATGCTGAGAAACTATTATCTTTGGCTGTTAGGGTTGCTAAAACAAGGCTTCAGAGGTTTGAAACACATGCACTTACAGAAACTATGGTGAGAGCCACAAGAGAATATTCTATATCTGCAGGAGGTAATCCATTTAAGATATTCTATGTTACGCAAACTGGTATTAATCCGCCTGCTTTTGCTGTATTTTGTAATCATCCTCATAAATTAAACTCACATTATAAAAGATATTTAGAAAACAGATTTAGAGAGATGTTCGACTTTAGAGGAACACCTATTATACTTAACTTTAGAAAGAGAGGAAAGAAATATGATAATTAA
- a CDS encoding toxin A → MKLIKFLIVIYLIITSILYAQTNIQPGLYIRGHLDGYFFPYLDGGGQLSLYYRFITDVFPGYIWEGIRTDVGISDHLDAERNKLKIYVDSSISKYFNINTSVALVNYYTSAKRGFVNFDSSNIAVNTDAINKALKTDNTSFEAEITPTFILPLFDNLFDGTGLILQAGLTFKYAYINRGKYFLDYELLLVREQNDVSYKLDSLILFDLSPLAVGINYMLAYMNNTKQLWHSIGAYAHFEYEFLSRFYTEVNLKIGQYISHPSFTGKLYFNMDAGLVFKII, encoded by the coding sequence ATGAAGTTAATAAAATTTTTAATTGTTATATATTTAATTATTACATCAATACTATATGCCCAAACCAATATACAGCCCGGGCTTTATATTAGAGGTCATTTAGATGGATATTTCTTTCCATATTTAGATGGCGGCGGACAATTATCGCTATACTATAGATTTATTACAGATGTTTTCCCCGGTTACATATGGGAAGGTATAAGAACGGATGTTGGTATAAGTGATCATTTGGATGCTGAAAGAAATAAGTTAAAAATATATGTGGACTCTTCTATTTCAAAATATTTTAATATAAATACCAGTGTTGCTTTAGTGAATTATTATACTTCAGCAAAAAGAGGTTTTGTTAATTTTGATAGTTCAAATATTGCAGTTAACACTGATGCAATAAATAAAGCATTAAAAACAGATAATACATCTTTTGAAGCAGAAATAACTCCTACTTTTATACTTCCTTTATTTGATAATCTCTTTGACGGCACAGGTTTAATATTACAGGCTGGTTTAACATTCAAATATGCTTATATTAATAGAGGAAAATATTTTTTAGATTATGAGCTTCTTCTTGTTAGAGAGCAAAATGATGTATCTTATAAGCTTGACAGCTTAATACTATTTGATTTATCTCCACTTGCAGTAGGTATCAATTATATGTTAGCTTATATGAATAACACAAAACAGCTTTGGCATTCTATAGGAGCATATGCTCATTTTGAATATGAGTTTTTAAGCAGATTCTATACAGAAGTAAACTTAAAAATAGGTCAATATATTTCTCACCCTTCATTTACAGGAAAGCTTTATTTTAATATGGATGCTGGATTAGTATTCAAAATTATTTAA